A portion of the Puniceicoccus vermicola genome contains these proteins:
- a CDS encoding FAD-dependent oxidoreductase gives MKTLSSIRVPSADIPVQAGYDVIVCGGGPAGIAAAIAAARSGARTCLVEHHGYLGGVWTAGLLSFILDAREKPGLIREIRRNLAAQNAIQAERDLYDAEVMKRVLETLCAEADVHIRLYSQLVSVAMQGCSISHVILEGKEGRFALEAKSFVDTTGDGNLGALAECQFELGRPSDSKTQPMTLMALVSGVPETVRCQPYASRMSGSCINKDEFYGKLCDEGCETSYTKPSLFPLTNGLCCLMANHEYERSGLKSQDLSEASIHARQELHAVVEAMKRFPGEGWECVSLVATAASIGVREGRRLRGRYVVSLEDVLGGARFDDAVTRVQFPIDVHSILRSEGGGYSSDSVHTPAQPFDIPLRALMALDVDNLAMAGRCISGDFFAHASYRVTGNAVATGEAAGIIGAVMSTESTDSNSVDPHRILKELSAFRRACDSVGSH, from the coding sequence ATGAAAACACTGTCCAGTATCCGAGTCCCTTCGGCCGATATCCCGGTGCAGGCAGGGTATGATGTCATTGTGTGTGGCGGGGGGCCGGCGGGAATCGCCGCCGCGATCGCCGCCGCCCGATCCGGTGCGAGAACTTGCCTTGTGGAGCATCACGGCTATCTCGGGGGCGTGTGGACTGCGGGTCTGCTGTCATTCATTCTTGATGCCCGTGAGAAACCGGGCCTGATACGTGAGATCCGCCGGAACCTCGCAGCCCAGAACGCTATTCAAGCGGAACGCGATCTGTACGATGCAGAGGTCATGAAACGGGTGTTGGAAACCTTGTGCGCGGAGGCCGATGTCCACATTCGCCTTTATAGTCAATTGGTATCGGTTGCCATGCAGGGGTGCAGTATCAGCCATGTGATTTTAGAAGGGAAAGAAGGACGATTCGCTTTGGAGGCGAAGTCATTTGTCGACACGACAGGGGATGGCAATCTGGGTGCATTGGCCGAGTGTCAATTTGAGTTGGGGCGCCCCAGTGACTCGAAAACGCAACCGATGACTCTCATGGCTTTGGTTTCGGGAGTCCCCGAAACGGTGCGTTGCCAGCCCTATGCCAGTCGCATGAGCGGCTCGTGCATCAACAAGGATGAGTTTTACGGTAAGTTATGTGACGAGGGATGTGAGACCAGCTACACCAAGCCTAGTTTGTTCCCGTTGACGAATGGGTTGTGCTGCTTGATGGCCAACCACGAGTACGAGCGCAGTGGTCTCAAGTCGCAGGATCTGTCCGAGGCGAGTATCCATGCACGCCAGGAGTTACACGCCGTTGTGGAGGCGATGAAGCGATTCCCGGGAGAGGGATGGGAGTGTGTTTCTCTGGTGGCAACCGCTGCGTCTATCGGTGTTCGTGAAGGACGTCGTTTACGCGGACGGTATGTCGTTTCATTGGAAGATGTGCTCGGCGGGGCCCGTTTCGACGATGCCGTAACGCGTGTGCAATTTCCCATTGATGTGCACAGTATTCTCAGGAGTGAGGGAGGTGGCTACAGCTCGGATTCCGTCCATACCCCCGCACAGCCATTTGATATCCCTCTTCGTGCATTGATGGCGCTGGATGTGGATAATCTTGCGATGGCCGGACGCTGCATCAGCGGTGATTTCTTCGCTCATGCCAGCTATCGGGTGACGGGAAATGCAGTTGCCACCGGGGAGGCGGCCGGGATCATCGGTGCGGTGATGTCTACCGAAAGCACGGACTCCAATTCGGTCGATCCCCACCGTATTCTCAAGGAGCTATCTGCTTTCCGTCGGGCATGTGATTCTGTCGGAAGTCACTGA
- a CDS encoding LacI family DNA-binding transcriptional regulator yields the protein MSRNPTMADVARAAQVHASTVSLALRNDPRLPMETRERIRKLARAMEYRPNPMVSALIAGRRKSTEQQRGATLAFLTAFGQKEGWRKSPNYQALYDYLRYYADLRGYRLEEFWLQEAGMSAERLRDILLARGMHGIVVAPLPGQNHSLEFDFSDFAAIALGQTLKSPAIDHVSVNYFDIVSVAIQQLRTMRYRKIGFVTTRHIDERVNHHSQAAYLVACQAQIPHRPYAFVVEGLTEANLWRWYQRHRPEAILLSTRTEFKIAQKTFAANGIAIPGTVSLVNLDKAVDGKESGVTQNLEQTAAATIDRLTSRLERAQFGLPQYPQSVMVPGVWQSGWTTRAPQI from the coding sequence ATGTCGCGCAACCCCACCATGGCAGATGTCGCCCGGGCGGCTCAAGTCCACGCCTCGACGGTATCACTCGCTCTGAGAAATGATCCCCGCCTGCCCATGGAAACGCGGGAGCGCATCCGTAAACTCGCCCGCGCCATGGAGTACCGTCCCAATCCCATGGTCTCCGCCCTGATAGCGGGACGGCGCAAAAGCACTGAACAGCAAAGAGGGGCCACCCTCGCCTTTTTGACCGCATTCGGGCAAAAGGAGGGCTGGCGAAAATCCCCCAACTACCAGGCGCTCTACGACTACTTGCGCTACTACGCTGATCTGCGCGGCTATCGACTGGAGGAATTCTGGCTACAGGAAGCAGGCATGAGTGCGGAGCGTCTCCGCGATATACTCCTTGCCCGAGGGATGCACGGTATTGTCGTGGCTCCGCTGCCCGGCCAAAACCACAGCTTGGAGTTCGATTTTTCCGATTTCGCCGCCATCGCGCTGGGTCAAACACTGAAATCCCCCGCAATCGATCATGTCTCCGTCAACTATTTTGACATCGTGTCCGTTGCGATACAGCAGCTCAGGACAATGCGGTATCGGAAAATTGGTTTCGTTACGACGCGCCATATAGACGAACGCGTGAATCATCATTCCCAAGCCGCCTATCTGGTTGCGTGTCAGGCGCAGATCCCTCACCGACCTTACGCTTTCGTTGTCGAGGGGCTGACCGAAGCCAATCTATGGCGCTGGTACCAACGCCATCGTCCCGAAGCAATTCTGCTATCGACGCGAACGGAGTTCAAAATCGCTCAAAAAACATTTGCGGCAAACGGCATCGCAATTCCCGGGACGGTATCACTCGTCAATCTCGATAAAGCAGTCGATGGGAAGGAAAGCGGCGTCACTCAAAATCTTGAACAGACGGCAGCCGCCACGATTGATCGACTGACGAGTCGCTTGGAACGGGCCCAATTCGGATTACCACAATATCCACAAAGCGTCATGGTACCCGGTGTATGGCAGAGCGGCTGGACGACTCGCGCTCCACAAATCTGA
- a CDS encoding glycoside hydrolase family 2 TIM barrel-domain containing protein — MDTIRVSPYSLQKKELTDWVSVLGNDPAFADPRTSSVDWCRVRVPHNWDDYHGYHAVSHGNLHGTAWYRIVFEEDALDAGARRYAFFEGVGSYATVYLNGEKLGYHAGGRTTFTVDLTDALIEGENHLAVKAEHPEGIDDLPFVCGGCWGSPNSEGSQPFGIFRPVWLESTGPVRVDPFGVHVLTPLVSADLAKVKTRTSLSNPGDETRLVRLRQEVWDEYGNCLAESEAELSLAPFGKRTLEIDIPEWKSPRLWSPEFPEMHRIRSEVYVEDQLSHEVDTSFGLRWLDWPKIVEPEKGALGASSRGALIHDGEQPRTFENNGLSHILHREDESKVVSAPMGIAVRQLEDTNLDRAELSVELSLRGSASAGEEFQVLFEIQNEAGTVFFYQHRVSVPLFEGENSIQWEVPTIRYPRRWSSPDHYLHRLLIEIRSPAGELWERSETLFGIRGLDWNSDLPLNLDRPRYEKIETKAGEEEKRERRLKLNDKPLFLRGTCEYETMLGNDHAFTDDQIEADVSMMLAAGFNAFRDAHHPHNLRYYDHWDRAGIVCWTQMGSHVYFDNERFRENYRQLVREWVVERRNHPCIILWGLQNESTLPKDFAEELNEIIRELDPTSPQWRLTTTCNGGEGSDWNVPQEWKGTYGGNFNDYSIRDCQLVGEYGAWREFGVHTEFSYSGNENDRSETWACAAMEAKIRIGEEMRDEAVGHFHWVYNTFPNPGRAWDNCEGPGNAQIGSVNNKGMVTTWHQPSDLYYLFYANYADPQVRPMVYIVSHTWPDRWKDPQPRTVTVFSNCEEVELFNGVSERSLRRLKHPGVGKRYQWDHVLPVTNLLHAVGYHNGEKVAEDLIRLDHLPEDPGLRRWIGEDGNSSDTPGDCLYRINCGSRKDWVESTGKVWTQDSPWKKGADCGWESWGNRFDNVPDDLASFGDTMTPVRNTRLQEIYRTYRFGREHLKYHFRTGPGRFRFVCHFAEPWFGVGSEKDASRLRLFDVAINDTVVEEGFDVWERAQGHHRAITRTYEIESNLEIQTLHFPYVSVNQAILFGVECYLS, encoded by the coding sequence CTGACCGATTGGGTCAGTGTGCTTGGGAATGACCCAGCATTTGCAGACCCTCGAACTTCTTCGGTTGATTGGTGTCGGGTTCGTGTTCCCCATAACTGGGACGACTATCATGGTTACCATGCGGTGTCTCATGGAAACCTTCATGGCACGGCGTGGTACCGAATTGTTTTCGAAGAGGACGCTCTTGATGCGGGTGCCCGGCGCTATGCGTTCTTCGAAGGGGTGGGCAGTTATGCAACGGTCTACCTGAACGGAGAAAAATTGGGATACCACGCAGGGGGAAGAACCACTTTTACCGTGGATCTTACGGACGCGCTGATCGAGGGTGAGAATCATCTGGCAGTCAAGGCCGAGCATCCGGAGGGGATTGACGACCTTCCTTTTGTCTGTGGAGGATGTTGGGGATCTCCGAATTCGGAAGGGTCGCAACCCTTCGGCATTTTTCGCCCGGTCTGGTTGGAGTCTACGGGGCCTGTTCGTGTGGATCCGTTCGGGGTCCATGTTCTGACTCCGCTCGTTTCGGCGGACTTGGCAAAAGTAAAGACCCGGACCTCTTTGTCTAATCCCGGCGACGAAACCCGCTTGGTACGATTGAGGCAGGAGGTTTGGGATGAATACGGAAACTGTCTCGCGGAGTCGGAGGCGGAACTTTCTCTCGCACCGTTCGGAAAGCGGACCCTGGAAATCGATATCCCAGAGTGGAAAAGCCCGAGACTTTGGTCGCCGGAATTCCCGGAGATGCACCGAATTCGTTCAGAAGTGTATGTGGAGGATCAGCTGTCTCATGAGGTCGATACTTCTTTCGGACTACGGTGGCTGGATTGGCCGAAGATTGTGGAGCCGGAGAAGGGGGCTCTTGGCGCTTCGTCGAGAGGAGCGCTCATACACGATGGTGAACAGCCTCGAACTTTCGAAAACAATGGGCTTAGTCATATTCTTCATCGCGAAGACGAGTCGAAGGTGGTCTCGGCTCCGATGGGAATTGCGGTCCGACAACTGGAGGATACCAACCTCGACCGGGCCGAACTCTCGGTGGAGCTGAGTCTGCGAGGGAGCGCTTCTGCCGGGGAAGAGTTTCAAGTGCTTTTCGAAATTCAGAACGAGGCGGGGACGGTATTCTTTTATCAACACAGAGTCTCTGTGCCTCTCTTCGAGGGAGAGAACTCAATTCAATGGGAAGTTCCTACGATCCGCTATCCTCGGAGGTGGTCGTCTCCGGACCATTATCTGCATCGTTTGTTGATCGAGATTCGCTCTCCCGCAGGTGAACTGTGGGAACGCAGCGAGACTTTGTTCGGAATACGCGGGCTCGATTGGAACTCGGACCTTCCCTTGAATCTCGATCGCCCTCGTTATGAGAAGATCGAAACAAAGGCGGGGGAGGAGGAAAAGCGTGAGCGCCGTTTGAAACTCAATGACAAACCTCTCTTTCTCCGGGGAACGTGTGAGTACGAGACGATGTTGGGGAATGACCACGCGTTCACCGACGATCAGATCGAAGCGGACGTTTCGATGATGCTGGCCGCCGGATTCAATGCCTTTCGGGATGCTCACCATCCTCACAACCTGCGGTACTATGATCACTGGGACCGCGCCGGGATTGTCTGTTGGACGCAGATGGGATCACACGTCTATTTCGACAACGAACGGTTTCGGGAAAACTATCGACAGTTGGTGCGGGAATGGGTTGTGGAACGCCGCAATCACCCCTGCATCATTCTCTGGGGGCTTCAGAATGAATCGACCCTTCCCAAAGATTTCGCGGAGGAACTGAATGAGATTATCCGGGAACTGGATCCGACCAGTCCTCAGTGGCGGTTGACCACCACCTGTAACGGTGGGGAAGGCTCTGATTGGAACGTGCCGCAGGAGTGGAAGGGCACTTATGGCGGAAATTTTAACGACTACTCGATTCGCGATTGCCAACTCGTGGGGGAATACGGAGCCTGGCGGGAATTCGGTGTTCATACAGAGTTCTCCTATTCCGGCAACGAGAACGACCGCAGTGAGACTTGGGCCTGTGCGGCGATGGAGGCCAAGATTCGAATCGGCGAAGAAATGCGGGACGAAGCGGTCGGTCATTTTCATTGGGTCTACAATACCTTTCCCAATCCCGGCCGAGCCTGGGATAATTGCGAGGGGCCAGGCAACGCTCAGATTGGCTCGGTGAACAATAAGGGAATGGTGACGACTTGGCATCAGCCCTCCGATCTTTATTATCTGTTCTACGCGAATTACGCGGATCCGCAGGTCCGGCCGATGGTCTACATTGTCTCCCACACTTGGCCCGACCGATGGAAAGATCCCCAGCCGCGGACGGTTACCGTCTTTAGCAATTGTGAGGAAGTCGAGCTGTTCAATGGGGTCTCAGAACGTTCCTTGCGCCGATTGAAGCACCCTGGAGTGGGCAAGCGCTACCAATGGGACCATGTCTTGCCGGTGACCAACCTGTTGCACGCCGTGGGGTATCACAACGGTGAGAAAGTTGCGGAGGATCTCATCCGTTTGGATCACCTACCCGAGGATCCCGGCCTGAGGCGATGGATCGGTGAAGACGGAAACTCTTCGGATACCCCTGGAGATTGCCTCTACCGGATCAATTGCGGATCACGGAAGGATTGGGTGGAGTCAACGGGAAAGGTATGGACCCAGGATTCTCCATGGAAGAAGGGCGCCGATTGCGGCTGGGAGAGTTGGGGAAACCGTTTCGATAATGTCCCAGACGATCTGGCGAGCTTTGGCGATACGATGACTCCGGTTCGCAACACCCGTTTGCAAGAGATCTACCGGACCTATCGATTTGGTCGTGAGCACCTAAAGTATCATTTCCGAACCGGTCCGGGGCGGTTCCGCTTTGTCTGTCATTTTGCCGAACCGTGGTTTGGGGTAGGAAGCGAGAAGGATGCCTCGCGGTTGCGCCTATTTGACGTGGCGATCAACGATACCGTGGTGGAGGAAGGCTTCGATGTTTGGGAACGAGCGCAGGGGCATCATCGGGCGATCACCCGCACGTATGAGATTGAGTCGAATTTGGAGATTCAAACTCTTCATTTCCCCTATGTCTCGGTGAATCAAGCAATCCTCTTCGGCGTCGAGTGCTATCTGAGTTGA